In Cotesia glomerata isolate CgM1 linkage group LG1, MPM_Cglom_v2.3, whole genome shotgun sequence, one genomic interval encodes:
- the LOC123259620 gene encoding vacuolar protein sorting-associated protein 16 homolog: MPVMLTADWFPLGRDTYFRKFELYPMEFQYEVNLNNLLIAAPYGGSIAVTRDPKKFVKVQGANKPIISLYSSSGKVTSKFTWNSGQLVKMGWSHQEELLCVQDDGMILNYDLFGTYQTTFSMGSEAKNTKVIDAKFFTSANGTGVAVLTSTNLVFLVNNVAEPKVRQLPEIPKLGGPIDSWCVVSFERQSQVIVANQNGLYQIQHMGKTPAPIPFGNLFSNKINSVTAMAVSANNLHLALYGDTGHLYLGSVDLKEKYTECITGMSKPLTNIAWCGTEAVVCCWNNSLMVVGRSGDTILHVYDSPAHLVTEIDGVRVISASSHEMIQKVPNVVQKIFRINSTDSASYLLEASKQFEKRSHKADSYIDLVKDKLDGAIKDCVNAASHEFDSETQKLLMRAAKFGKGFSKTIDPERYVTMCRILRVLNAIRHPTIGIPLTFTQLDLLTNQVLLDRLVVRRHYYLAIQIARHLQIPEEDGESRILAHWACYKVKQTVLDKEQIAEEIAAKLGYARGVSYSEIAEKAADCGRKQLAIKLIDYELRAHLQVPLLLRLGVERAALDKAVESGNTDLVYHVILHFQKNMPLANFEMSIKHCPLAMSLYIKYCRNHNREALLDIYDMYDDFYSQALWYIRESYQPKNALTREPLLQNAQEKFKMGRYDTNAALTEEQVRLLKYQKQLEETLRESVIGKSLHDTVQLLLMQNEVKLADKLRSEYKIPDKRYWWLRIQCLSEQGLWGEMEKFSKSKKSPIGYEPFIDECLKYNHIEEGKKYLSRVRDELKVKYLAKFKMLVEAAQTAYDQRDSSALSFVLAQCGPADRLLAEKINGMLTSLRSNK, from the exons atgccTGTCATGTTGACTGCTGACTGGTTCCCTCTGGGAAGGGACACTTACTTtcg aaaattcgAACTTTACCCAATGGAATTTCAATatgaagtaaatttaaataatttactaattGCTGCGCCCTACGGAGGGTCAATAGCAGTCACGAGAGatcctaaaaaatttgttaaagttCAAGGTGCTAACAAACCTATCATATCTCTTTACTCGTCATCAGGAAAAGTAACTTCTAAATTCACA tggAACAGTGGTCAATTAGTTAAAATGGGATGGTCTCATCAAGAAGAGCTGCTGTGCGTTCAAGATGATGGAATGATTCTTAATTATGATCTTTTTGGAACATATCAGACTACTTTTAGCATGGGAAGt gaagcaaaaaatactaaagtaATTGacgctaaattttttacatcagCAAATGGTACTGGAGTAGCAGTTTTGACTTCTACAAATTTAGTATTCCTAGTAAATAATGTCGCAGAGCCTAAAGTGCGACAACTTCCCGAAATTccta AATTAGGAGGTCCAATAGACTCTTGGTGCGTCGTAAGTTTCGAAAGACAGAGCCAAGTAATAGTAGCGAATCAAAATGGCCTGTACCAAATCCAACACATGGGTAAAACACCAGCACCTATACCCTTTGGTAATTTATTCAGTAACAAAATAAACAGTGTCACTGCGATGGCTGTGTCTGCAAATAATTTGCACCTGGCTCTGTACGGAGACACCGGACATTTATACCTCGGGTCAGTGGATCTGAAGGAGAAGTACACAGAGTGCATAACTGGGATGAGCAAACCACTGACAAATATTGCCTGGTGCGGAACTGAGGCCGTGGTTTGCTGCTGGAATAATTCCCTGATGGTCGTAGGGCGTAGCGGTGATACTATTTTGCACGTCTACGACAGTCCGGCTCATTTAGTAACAGAGATTGACGGTGTGAGAGTCATTTCTGCTAGCTCTCACGAGATGATTCAAAAAGTTCCTAATGTTGTGCAGAAAATTTTCCGCATCAACTCGACCGACTCAGCTTCTTATCTGCTTGAAGCTTCAAAGCAGTTTGAAAAGCGCAGTCATAAAGCTGATAGTTATATTGATTTGGTTAAAGACAAGCTTGATGGGGCCATTAAAGATTGCGTTAATGCTGCGAGTCATGAGTTTGATTCAGAAACTCAGAAACTTCTTATgcga gcTGCAAAATTTGGAAAAGGATTCAGCAAAACAATAGACCCAGAGCGTTACGTAACAATGTGTAGAATTTTGAGAGTTTTAAATGCCATAAGACATCCAACCATCGGAATTCCTTTGACATTCACAca aTTGGACTTATTGACAAATCAAGTATTACTCGACCGATTGGTCGTCAGGCGACACTATTATTTGGCTATTCAGATAGCCAGGCATTTACAAATACCTGAGGAAGATGGTGAAAGTAGAATTCTTGCTCATTGGGCTTGTTATAaa gtaAAACAAACAGTATTGGATAAAGAACAAATAGCCGAAGAAATAGCAGCCAAATTAGGATATGCACGTGGAGTATCTTACAGTGAAATAGCTGAAAAAGCTGCTGATTGCGGTAGAAAACAATTGGctataaaa ttaatcgATTATGAACTAAGAGCTCATCTTCAAGTGCCACTACTCTTGCGTTTGGGTGTCGAAAGAGCAGCTCTTGACAAAGCCGTAGAAAGTGGAAACACTGATTTGGTTTATCACGTTATTTTACATTTCCAAAAGAACATGCCTCTGGCTAATTTTGAA atgtcgaTAAAACACTGCCCATTAGCGATGTCGTTGTACATTAAGTATTGTCGAAATCATAATCGAGAAGCGTTGCTGGATATTTATGATATGTATGACGATTTTTACTCACAAGCTCTCTGGTATATCAGAGAAAGCTATCAGcctaaa AATGCTTTGACCCGAGAACCACTGTTACAAAATGCTCAAGAAAAATTCAAGATGGGTCGCTATGACACCAATGCAGCCTTGACTGAGGAGCAAGTACGCTTGCTGAAGTATCAGAAACAATTAGAAGAAACTTTACGCGAATCAGTAATAGGAAAATCGCTTCATGACACAGTACAGTTGTTGCTAATGCAAAATGAAGTTAAGTTAGCTGATAAATTACGCTCGGAGTACAAAATTCCGGACAAGAGGTACTGGTGGTTAAGGATTCAGTGCTTGTCCGAGCAAGGGCTTTGGGGAGAGATGGAAAAGTTTTCTAAAAGCAAAAAATCTCCGATTGGTTACGAG ccGTTTATCGACGAGTGCTTGAAGTATAATCATATAgaagaaggaaaaaaatatttatctcgTGTAAGAGAtgaattaaaagttaaatatctCGCTAAATtcaa aatgcTAGTAGAAGCAGCTCAAACTGCGTACGACCAAAGAGATTCCTCGGCTCTATCATTCGTGCTAGCACAGTGCGGACCTGCGGACAGATTACTCGCAGAAAAAATAAACGGAATGTTAACTAGTCTTcgaagtaataaataa